One region of Pagrus major chromosome 5, Pma_NU_1.0 genomic DNA includes:
- the spring1 gene encoding SREBP regulating gene protein: protein MMVLRRLLRKRWVLGVVFGLSLIYFLTSTLKQEERTIRDRTLLEVRDSDHRIPWKVRFNLGNSSRQITQCRNSIQGKTLLTDELGYVCERKDLLVNGCCNVNAPSSRQYICKSCLANGCCSIYEYCVSCCLQPDKQPLLERFLNRAAEGFQNLFTAVEDHFELCLAKCRTSSQSVQHENTYRNPQAKYCYGESPPELLPV, encoded by the exons ATGATGGTGCTACGGCGGTTACTGAGAAAGCGCTGGGTGCTGGGTGTAGTCTTCGGACTGTCTCTCATCTACTTTCTCACCAGCACACTCAAACAG GAGGAGCGGACCATACGGGACCGCACACTCTTAGAGGTTAGAGATTCAGATCATCGCATCCCCTGGAAAGTCCGTTTCAACCTGGGAAACAGCAGCCGACAGATCACTCAGTGCAGAAACTCCATCCAGGGCAAGACACTGCTCACAGACGAACTTG GCTATGTCTGCGAGAGAAAAGACCTGCTGGTTAACGGCTGCTGTAATGTGAATGCTCCCAGCAGCCGACAGTACATTTGCAAAAGCTGCCTCGCCAATGGCTGCTGTAGCATCTATGAGTATTGCGTGTCTTGTTGCCTCCAGCCTGATAAG CAACCTCTGCTTGAACGCTTCCTGAATCGTGCCGCTGAAGGTTTCCAGAACCTCTTCACTGCTGTGGAGGATCATTTTGAGCTGTGTCTGGCCAAGTGCAGGACCTCTTCACAA AGTGTTCAACATGAAAACACCTACCGAAACCCTCAAGCAAAGTACTGCTACGGAGAGAGTCCTCCAGAGCTCCTTCCTGTATGA
- the rnft2 gene encoding E3 ubiquitin-protein ligase RNFT2, translating into MQRRHSSNTDGMPSERSRSQTLGSESSLDEGGVFDCLKPDSPASPQQIFSGLVGVPSSSVSSAQFQAAGLVLGSPPEVFIQMTASSREEGGPHRTEGGPFLPRPPQHHHHHHHHLHHHHPLQHRTSSLLQQATTAAASERHSSREEAQEDPSTPAPALSELKAVVTWLQRGFPFILILLAKVCFQHKLGIAVCVGMASTFAYANSTFRHQVSLREERSVFVALWIVMFLAGNIVYIYYTFSNEELHNSLIFAKPNLNSFDFFDLIWAVGITDFVLKYFTIGLKCFILFLPKIILAFKSRGKFYLLIEELSQLFRALVPIQLWYKYIMGEDPSNSYFLGATLIIIYSLCKSFDICGRVSAIRKALVMLCSSQSYGVRAGSQQCSEAGDVCAICQADFRDPIALLCQHVFCEECLCLWFDRERTCPLCRSTVIETLRCWKDGTTSAHFQIY; encoded by the exons ATGCAGAGGAGACACAGCAGCAACACGGATGGCATGCCCTCTGAAAG GAGTCGAAGCCAAACTCTTGGATCAGAGAGCAGCCTGGATGAGGGTGGTGTGTTTGACTGCCTGAAACCCGACTCACCCGCTTCACCCCAGCAGATCTTCTCCGGCCTCGTGGGTGTTCCCTCcagctctgtctcctctgcccAATTCCAGGCAGCTGGATTAGTCCTGGGCTCTCCCCCTGAAGTTTTTATCCAGATGACTGCATCGTCCAGAGAAGAAGGTGGCCCCCACCGCACAGAGGGTGGACCTTTTCTCCCTCGGCCGCCCcagcaccaccatcaccaccaccaccaccttcaccaccaccatcccctgcAGCACAGgacctcctctctgctccagcAGGCGACCACGGCAGCGGCCTCTGAGAGGCACAGCTCCAGGGAGGAGGCCCAGGAAGACCCATCCACCCCGGCCCCTGCACTGTCTGAGCTGAAGGCAGTAGTCACGTGGCTACAGAGGGGCTTCCCCTTCATCCTCATTCTGCTGGCTAAAGTCTGCTTTCAGCATAAGCTGG gtattgctgtgtgtgtgggcatggcCAGCACATTCGCCTACGCCAATTCCACGTTTAGGCACCAAGTGTCATTACGG GAGGAGCGTTCTGTATTTGTTGCTCTGTGGATCGTCATGTTCCTTGCAGGGAATATAGTGTATATCTACTACACATTTAGTAACGAGGAGCTGCACAACAG TCTCATATTTGCCAAGCCAAACCTCAACAGCTTTGACTTTTTTGATCTGATCTGGGCGGTGGGCATCACTGACTTTGTCCTCAAGTACTTCACCATCGGCTTGAAATGCTTCATCCTCTTTTTGCCCAAAATAATCCTGGCCTTCAAATCCAGG GGCAAGTTCTACCTGCTGATCGAGGAGCTGAGCCAGCTGTTTCGGGCCCTGGTGCCCATCCAGCTGTGGTACAAGTACATCATGGGAGAAGACCCCTCCAACAGTTACTTCCTGGGAGCCACACTCATCATCATCTACAGCCTTTGCAAG TCCTTTGACATCTGTGGACGTGTGTCTGCCATACGCAAGGCCTTGGTCATGCTCTGCAGCTCCCAG AGTTATGGAGTGAGGGCAGGCAGTCAACAGTGCAGCGAGGCGGGCGATGTCTGTGCCATTTGTCAGGCTGATTTCAGAGACCCCATAGCCCTTCTCTGTCAG CACGTCTTCTGCGAggagtgtctgtgtttgtggttcGACCGGGAGAGGACATGCCCGCTGTGTCGCTCTACTGTCATTGAGACCCTGCGATGCTGGAAGGACGGCACCACCTCGGCTCACTTCCAGATCTACTGA